The Malus domestica chromosome 10, GDT2T_hap1 genome contains a region encoding:
- the LOC139188540 gene encoding uncharacterized protein, with protein sequence MGARGEIIKENGKLFRDPAQNFKKGGGSSSSSNGGLSTNMQMRCGRFTGGPKFQRQRDFGGSSGSGALLCRMCNNQHFGECRRGSNGCYTYGQMGHRAAQCPQSQQRPQQSFFPLSAPTQYASGSGGYTQTGRGGAYRYQGDAASYTSGQQQYYQDPHYQSGYPQHQGGYMSYQPLSAGESHWYQGGQPQQGEIVASSAGSSRQLSQQRQGRGIHANRGRGGRQQSQGCIHNMSLQDAQNNPDLIIGYDLEFSMPRGDICFVDRVYPGCPVVVEDVIMPANLIPLDSMDFDVILGTDWLYYNRAKIDCYGKTITFNCLGLPEVTFVGKPSGVRHGIISVMKAKRMLLKGCQGYLAHVVLNDDTPSSVEDVRLVRYFPDVFPEDLLGLPLDREVEFVIDLLPDDLFDQLRGACVFSKIDLRSGYYQLKIKNEDVPKTTFSTRYDHYEFLVMPFRLTNTPAAFIDLMNRVFQPYLDRFVIVFINDILLKYYLIHAPVLALSDDSGNYEVYSDASLNGLGCVLMQHGRRDLNLRQRIWIELLSDYDCTIEYHPGRVNAVADALSRKTSARLNAIYDFHVPLLAELRSTRVELGVEDREEALLANFQVRPVLIDRGLEAQMNDEET encoded by the exons ATGGGGGCCAGAGGCGAGATAATAAAGGAAAATGGCAAGCTTTTCAGGGACCCCGCCCAGAACTTTAAGAAGGGTGGTGGCAGTTCTAGCTCTTCTAATGGAGGATTGAGTACCAATATGCAGATGAGATGTGGCAGGTTTACTGGAGGCCCTAAGTtccagagacagagagattttggtggcTCAAGTGGATCTGGTGCTCTCTTATGCCGCATGTGTAATAATcagcattttggggagtgtagaaGAGGCAGCAATGGATGTTATACTTATGGACAAATGGGTCATAGGGCTGCTCAATGTCCTCAGAGTCAGCAGAGACCCCAGCAGTCTTTCTTCCCACTATCTGCACCTACCCAGTACGCTTCAGGATCTGGTGGTTATACTCAGACTGGACGAGGAGGTGCCTACCGCTACCAGGGTGACGCCGCTTCCTACACCTCTGGACAGCAGCAGTACTATCAGGATCCTCACTATCAGAGTGGATATCCTCAGCATCAGGGAGGATATATGTCTTATCAGCCTCTTTCAGCCGGAGAATCTCATTGGTATCAAGGGGGACAGCCCCAGCAGGGAGAGATTGTTGCtagtagtgcaggatcttcgAGGCAGTTAAGTCAGCAGAGGCAGGGACGTGGTATTCATGCCAACAGAGGTCGCGGTGGACGACAGCAGAGTCAGGGGTGTATCCACAACATGTCACTACAAGATGCTCAGAATAATCCAGATTTAATTATAG gatatgatttagagttttctatgcctagaggggatatatgttttgtggatcgggtatatccaggatgtccagtggTAGTAGAGGATGTAATTATGCCGGCTAATCTTATACCGTTGGATagtatggattttgatgtgattttgggcactgattggttgtactataatcgtgccaagatagattgttatgggaagACAATCACATTTAATTGTcttggattacctgaagttacatttgtaggaaagcctagtggggtgagacatggtattatttcagtcatgaaagcaaagagaatGTTGTtaaaaggttgtcagggatatttagctcatgtggtgctaaatgatgatactcctagtagtgtggaggatgttcgttTGGTCAGATATTTTCCGGATGTATTCCCAGAGGATTTGCTTGGATTGCCGCTAGATAGAGAagtggagtttgttattgatctgcttccag atgatttgtttgatcagctcagaggtgcctgtgtattttctaagattgatttgaggtcgGGTtactatcagttgaagattaaaaatgaagatgtccctaaaaccACATTTAGTACTCGATATgatcattatgagtttcttgtgatgccattcaggTTAACTAATACACCAGCAGCTTTTAtagatttgatgaatcgagtattccagccatatttggacaggtttgttattgtcttcattaaCGATAtcctg TTGAAGTACTATCTCATCCATGCACCTGTTCTAGCACTTTcagatgatagcggtaattatgaggtctatagtgatgcttctctgaatggtttgggttgtgtattgatgcaacatggtagg agagatcttaatcttcgtcagcggatatggattgagttacttagtgactatgattgcacgattgagtatcaccctggtcgtgtCAATGCAGTGGCTGATGCACTTAGCAGGAAGACTTCagctagacttaatgccatctatgattTTCATGTTCCTCTCCTAGCAGAGTTGAGATCCACTAgagtggagttaggagtggaagatcgagaagaagccttgcttgctaattttcaggTTAGGCCAGTTTTAATTGATCGTGGGCTTGaggctcagatgaatgatgaGGAGACTTAG